ATGATGCCGACCAGCAGAGTGAGGGCGACGATCGGATAGCGTCTGGTCAGGCTGGCGATTTTGTTCATGCTGCCGGTCGAGCTCCCAAGCCGCTCATTACGGCGTGTTCGGTTTCAGCCTTCGTATTGCTGCCCCAGCGCCAGCAATTCCGGCGTGCCGATCAGCTCGTTGAGCTGGTCGAAATCCAGCATGGCGTCCTTGAACGGCGCGGTGCTGTGATGGCTGTGCAAGCTGGCATAGTAGCCGCGAAGGGTATGCGCCACCGCGCGCGCGGTGCCGCCGGGGAAGATCACGATCCGGTAGCCGATCTCGCCAAGCACGTCCGAGCTCTGCACCGGGGTCTTGCCGCCCTCGACCATGTTGGCCAGCAGCGGTATGCGGTCGGCGAAGCGGGCGCAGACGATGTCCATCTGCTCGCGGCTGCGGACCGCCTCGATAAACAGCGCGTCCACGCCGCATTCTAGGTACGCCTCGGCACGGTCCAGCGCCGCCTCGAAGCCTTCCACGGCGACGGCGTCGGTGCGCGCCAGGATCAGGGTCTGGTCGCTGCTGCGCGCGTCCAGCGCCGCGTGCAACTTGCCGCACATCTCCCCGACCGGAACGACGCCCTTGCCGTCCAGGTGCCCGCAACGCTTGGGAAAGGTCTGGTCCTCCAACTGGATCATCGCGGCGCCGGCGCGTTCAAACGCGCGCACGGTGCGCTGGGTGTTGAGCGCATTGCCGAAGCCGGTGTCGGCATCGACGATGACCGGCGTACGGACCCGCTCGGTGATGCGCGCCAGGGTGTCCGCGACCTCGGTCGCAGTGGTCAGACCGATATCGGACCGGCCCAGCCGCGTGTAGGCGATGGAGGCGCCGGAAAGGTACAGCGCCTCGAACCCGGTCTGCTCCGCGATCAACGCGGTGAAGGCATCGTAGATGCCGGGCACGAGGATGGCGCTGGGTTGCTGCAGGCGTTGCTTGAGGGTTGTGTTCATGGGCACCGATGAAGGCTTGCGATTCGGGGCACGCCAAGTGTCGACACGCACAGGAGCGGCGCAAGATGTCCGGACATTTGGCGTGGCTGCCAAAGGATACATAGCTGCCGTCCGCTCCGCAGATACGGCCCACAAAAAACCCCGCAGATCCGCAGGGTTGGCTGGCATTCCGGGTCTTGGCCCGGACTCATCGTCGTGTGGTGGCTATGGGTGGACTCGAACCACCGACCCCAGCATTATGAGTGCTGTGCTCTAACCGGCTGAGCTACATAGCCGACGATCTTCCGCCGCAAGCGCGCAGCGAGCCGGGAATTTTGAGCGCGCCGCGGGCCATTGTCAAACCTGACTGGACCGGGCCCCGTCGCTTGTGGGATGGCGGGGGGCGTGGCAGAGTCAGAGTCAGTCCAATCCGGAGTCCGCCTCGTGATCGATCCGGACGGTTATCGACCCAATGTAGGCATCGTGCTGATGCATTCCGACGGACGCCTGTTCTGGGCGCGGCGGGTGCATCGTGATGGCTGGCAGTTCCCGCAGGGCGGGATGAACACCGACGAGACGCCGGTGGAAGCCATGTATCGCGAACTGCGCGAAGAGACCGGCCTGCAGCCCGATCACGTCGAAGTGCTGGGCGCCACGCCGGGTTGGCTGCGCTATCGCCTGCCGCAGCGCTCCATCCGTCGCAACGATCGCCTCGTGTGCATCGGCCAAAAGCAGGTGTGGTTCCTGCTCCGGCTGACGGGCAAGGAGTCCGACCTGCAGCTGGACGTCACCGAGAAGCCGGAGTTCGACCACTGGCGCTGGGTCGATTTCTGGTATCCGCTGGAGCATGTGGTGACGTTCAAACGCCACGTCTATGCCAGTGCACTGCAGCACCTGGCCCCGTTCGCGCGCCACGTCGCCGGTGATCAGGCGGTGCCGCCAGCCGGGCCGGTCCTGGCAGGGTGGTCGCGCCATCGCAGCAGGCCCCGTCCCACGCGACAGCACCCGGCGCAGGGCGGCAAGGGCGTCTGAAACGCGCTCCCGACTGAACCCGAACCGACAGTTGATTGACAATCATTCTCATCTGTAGTGTGATTGCGACCGTAGCCGATCCGGCTGCCAACCCGGTCCAGTCAACGTGTACGTCTGTATCTGCAACGGCATCACCGATCACGAAATCCGCCAGGCCGCCGAGGCGGGCTGCGACTCCATGGCCGAACTCACCATGCGCACGGGCGCCGGTTCGTGCTGCGGCAGTTGCGTGGACATGGCCAGTGAGTTGCTCGAAGAGACCCGCGCCGCGCGTGCGCTGCCACTGCCGGTGCTCCGACAAGCCGCCTGACGACCTTCGTCGCTGATCCTGCAGGTGACAATGGTTCGCGCTTGCAGCTGCACCCGATTCGCATTCCGTCGATCCATGGCATGACCGTTTAGAGTGGTGTGATCCCCACGCAAAAACGGAGCATTGCCATGAAGGGCGACGCCAAGGTCATCGAGTTCCTCAACAAGGCGCTCTACAACGAGCTGACCGCGATCAACCAGTACTTCCTGCACGCCAAGATGCTGAAGAACTGGGGCCTGAAGGAACTGGCCGACCACGAGTACGAGGAATCCATCGACGAGATGAAGCACGCCGACCAGCTGGCGGAGCGGATCCTGTTCCTCGATGGGCTGCCAAACTTCCAGGCGTTGGGCAAGCTGCGCATCGGTGAGAACCCGCGCGAGGTGTTCAACTGCGATCTGGCGCTCGAGATGGACGGACTGCCGTTGCTGCGCGACGCCATCGCTTACTGCGAAAGCGTCAGCGACTACGTCAGCCGCGAGCTGTTTGTCTCGATCCTGGAGTCCGAGGAAGAGCACGTCGACTGGATCGAAACCCAGCTCGGCCTGATGGACCGCCTGGGCGACCAGAACTACCTGCTGACCCGCACCCAGAAGTAACCCGGATTGAAGTAACCCTCAGCGCCGTGGGGTCGCGGCGGCGGATCGCCGGCGGCGGAAGATCATCCGCCAGACCCACCACAGCACCAACGCCAGCACGATGCTGGTCACCACGACCAGCCCGAAGGCCACCCACGGGTAGCTGAACACCAGCGCCAGCCCGCCCACGGTGGCGACATCCTCGGTGAGGCTGGCCGTCCAGTTGGTCACCGGCTCGGGCGAGGTATTGAGCACCGCCCGCGAGCCGGATTTGAGCGCGTGGCTGGCAAATGCCACGCCGGCGCCGGTGGCCAGTGCGCCCGCCCCGAGGCCGCCGTCGGGTGACATCGCCGCCGCGGCCAGGAACGCACCCGCGGGGATGCGCAGCACCGTGTGCAGCAGGTCCGACAGCGAATCGACCCCGGGGATCTTGTCGGTGAGGAATTCCGCTGCCGCCAGCACGCCCGAGATCCCCATCACCCAGGGCGATGCGGTGACTTCCAGGGCCTGGGGCAGGTCGAGCCAGCCGAAGAATCCGGCCAGCCCGATCCCGAACACCGTCATGTAGACGCGAACGCCGGCCAACCAGGCGAGAACTACGCCAATTGCGAACAGGTGCGCATCTGACATCGGGCAACCTCGCTAGAATCCGGGCCGGGTATGGGGAAAACAGAAACCACACGTTATGTGATCGTGCCGCATCGGCGCGGTCGCCGCACGATGTTGCTGTCGGCGCTGGTCGCCGGCTGGCTCGGATCGCTGCTGCTTGTCTGGGCGGCGACCAGCCTGCATGCGGCGCCGCAGCTGCCGGGGCTGAAGTCCGCCGCGGCCACCGCGCAAACCGAGCTGGCCGCGGCCAGGGCCAGCCTGCAGCAACTGAGCCAGCGTGCAGCGACGCTGGAGCGCTCCGACCAGATCAGCCGCGTCGCCAACCGGGAGCTGCAGGACGAACTGTCCCAGCGCGAGGAAGAGATTAGTGGCCTGCGCGCCAACCTGGCCTTCTACGAGCGCGTTGCCGGGCCGGCTGCCAAGCAGCGCAAGGGCCTGAACGTGCATTCGCTGGAGTTCAAGCCCGAACGCGCCGGCACCTGGCGCTATCAGGCGGTGCTGACCCAGAACCTGGCTCAGGGGGCCATCAGCAGCGGCAAGCTGCGCTTCGCCATTGAGGGTGTTCGCGACGGCAAGTTGGCCACTGTCGGCTGGACCGATCTGCACCAGAGCAGTTCTGCGCCACCCCAGGACTACGCGTTCCGCTACTTCCAGCAGCTCGAAGGCAGCGTCATGTTGCCTCCCGGGTTCACGCCGCAACGGGTGCGCGTCGCGCTCCGCGGCGGCAGCGCCAACGTCGACCAAGCGCTGGCATGGACCCAATCATCGCAAATTGGAGACACCTGACATGCTCAAGAAGAAGGCGAGTGTTCCCGCCAGCCAGATCGATACGCTCATCGGTGCCCAGGTGGTGATCCGGGGGGATTTCCACTTCAGCGGTGGCCTCTACGTGGAGGGCCGAGTCATCGGCAAGCTGATTGCCGACGACGGTGAGAAAGCGGTCCTCACCCTGGCCGACAACGGCGTCGTGGAAGGCGAGGTGCGCGCGCCGGTGATGGTGATCAACGGCACGGTCAACGGCAACGTGTACGCCACCGAGCGCATCGAGTTGGGGTCCAAGGCGCGCGTCGACGGCAACGTGCACTACAAGGTGGTGCAGATGGCAGCGGGTTCGGTGTTGACCGGTCGGCTGTTGCATGTGGATTCCGAGCACGCCTCCGCCGGTGTGGAAGAGATGGCCGAAGCTGAAGGGATGCCCCGCCTGGCGACCGTGAACGGCTGACGCTCAAGCAACACCGGGGTAGGCTGGCCGCACACGCCCAGCCGGGGCGGAGCGACCGATACCCCGCCATGAACCCATCCGGATCGCCTTCGGAACCGAGTCCCACCGAACCTGCCGATGCCTCGACTCCCGCCCCGGCGGATAGTCCGACGGGGTCACCCGAGGCCGCGCGAGAGCGGGATGGGCACGAGTCGAGCAGGCCCGACCCCACCGTGCACGACCCCACCGTGCACCACCCGGGGCCGGGGCACAGGCCGCCGTCTGCGGGCTGGCCTGCGCCACCGGCCGCCGTGCTCTGGGGTGTGTTGGCCGTCGCGATCCTGTTCGGGGGCTGGGGGCTGTGGCGCGCACTTGCGGGCGGCGGTGACGTGCATGCGCGTCTGAGCGCCAGCGAGCAGGCCAACGAGGAATTGCAGGCGCGCCTGGACGAGATGCAGCAGAACGTCGCCACCCTGACCCGCTCCGACCAGATCAGCCGCGACGCCAACCGCGACCTGCAGGGTGCACTGGCCGAGCGCGAGGAGGAAATCGCCGGCCTGCGCGCCGATGTGGCTTTCTACGAACGCCTGGTGGGTGCAACGTCGCAGCGGCGCGGCCTGACTGTGCACGCCTTGCGGATGGCACCCCAGAACGGCAACGCGTGGGAGTTCCAGACCACGCTGACGCAGAATCTCAACCGCGGCGCGGTCAGCAGCGGCCGGCTCAGCCTGGCCATCGAAGGCACCCTGGACGGCAAGCGCGAGGAACTGGTCTGGAGCGACCTGCGCCAGGGCGACGACGCCGACGGCGCTCCGTTCTCGTTCAAGTACTTCCAGCAGATCAAGGGCGACGTGTTCCTGCCCGACGGGTTTGCCCCGGTGCGGGTGACGGTCAAGCTGCAGCCGCGATCGGGCTCGCCGATCACCGAGTCCTTCAACTGGTCGGAGGTCACCGGCAACGGTCCGCAGGGCGGGGTGCCGTCGGCCGAAGCTGACTGACGCGCGCGCGGCGTCCGGCCGAGCTTGAATGCCTGCGGCCGACCCCCCATCCTGAGTGGATGGACAATCAGTTTATTCCGCTGCCCGGGCTCGACAGCGCCCCGGGCTACCAGTCGCTCGACAACGCCCTGCAGTTCACCGCCGCCGCCGCCGCGAAAGCCGCCGAGCTGGTGGCCGAGGAAGGCAACCCAGCGCTCAAGCTGCGCGTGTTCATCCAAGGCGGCGGTTGCTCGGGCTTCCAGTACGGCTTCGAGTTTGACGAAGAACAGGCCGACGACGACCTCGCGGTGAAAACCGATGCGGCAACGTTGCTGGTGGACCCGCTGAGCCTGCAATACCTGATGGGCGCGGTGGTTGATTACACCGAAAGCCTGCACGGCGCGCAGTTCGTGATCCGTAATCCGAACGCGAAGACCACCTGCGGCTGCGGTTCCTCGTTCGCCGCGTGACGGGTGACGGGGCGCCGTTCGCATTCGTTGAGGCCGGCGCTTTTGCCGGGATAGACGCCGCGTTCCGTCGCGGTGACAGCACGCTTTTGCCGCATGCCGACCAGCCCGAGTGCCACGGGGCGCTGGACCGTGCCGATCGCCTTCGTGGCGATCCGACCGCACTGGCCGCGCTGTGGGCGAATGCCCGGGTCTTGCTGCTGGACGATGACGGCCGCGCGCTTGCAGAAGCCGATGGCAGCCTGTTCGCACCGACCGGCGCACAGATCAGCCAAGGACCCGGCGGCACCGGTGCGGCGATTTTCCTCGGCGTCGATGGCAGCGGGTGCGGCTGGTTCAGCCTCGACGCGAAGCTGGTGGCCCTGCACGCGCCCCGGCGCATCGACCTGCGGACCGCGGCCGCCGAGTGGCCGGCGTTCGAGGCCGGCGTGTACGCGCAGGCACGCGCCCTGCAGCACTGGCGCGGCCGCTACCGCTACTGCAATGTCTGCGGCGGAGAGATCGGGTTCGAGCGCGGCGGCTGGCTCGGTCGCTGCCACCAGTGCGGTCAGGAGCATTACCCGCGCACCGACCCCGCAGTGATCGTCGCGGTAACCGACGGTGAGCGCCTGTTGCTGGGCCGGCAGCCGGGATGGGCGCCGCGGCGGTATTCGGTGCTGGCGGGATTCGTCGAGCCCGGCGAGACCCTCGAGCAGACCGTCGCCCGCGAAGTCATGGAGGAGTCGGGCGTGCGCGTGCGTGCGTGCCGCTACCTCGCCTCGCAGCCGTGGCCGTTTCCCGGTCAGTTGATGCTCGGCTTCATTGCGCTGGCACATCCTGATGAGCCGCAGGTCGATGACGAGCTGGAAGACGCGCGCTGGTTCAGCGTGGACGAGGTGCGTGCCGCCACGGCCGGTGATGTCGACGACGGCAGCAGCCTGCGCCTGTCAGCCACCATCTCGATTTCGCGCTGGTTGACCCACTGCTGGCTGCAGACGATGAACGCCAAGCGCACCGGCACGTCACGCTGAGTCTGGCCGGTCGCCGGCAGCGACTGCGGCGCGCGTCCGGCACCCGCAGTGCCGCTAGAATCGGAGAATGTGCGCAATCGAAGCGCCGCGTTATCGCGCGACCTGAACTGCGCGGCGTGAACCCGGAGGAAGCCAGCCAATGTCCATCACCCTGATCGCCACCATCGTGGCGCTCGTCCTGGGCCATCTGGCACCGTCGTTCGCGGCCACCGTCCGCAATTTCGGCTGGTACCGCGACCTGATCGCCTGGTGCAACGGGCGCTTTGGCGAGGACGGATTCTGGCGGGGTCGCTGGGGCGTCGTGCTGATCCTCCTGCCACCGGTGCTGGTCATCGGCGTGTTGCAGGCGTCGGTGGATGGCGGGCTGTGGGGGATTGCCGGGCTGTTGTTCGGTACCGCGGTGCTGTTCCTGTCCTGGGGGCCGTGTGATCTGGACCGCGATGTCGATGCGATCCTGGACGCTCCCGACCGCCCCAGCAGGCGCGAGCGCATCGCGCAGATGGTCGCCGAGGCGCAGACCCCCGGTGGCGGCTCCGGCCTGGTGGAAGCGGTGTTCCGCAACGCCCTGCGACGCTGGTTCGGGGTGCTGTTCTGGTTCCTGGTACTCGGCCCCGTGGGCGCGATCACCTATCGCCTGAGTGTGCTGGCCGCGGTCGGCCCCATCGCCGGCGAGGTGCCGTCCACCACCCGCGAGGGCGCGCGCATCTGGCTGGCGGTTCTGGAGTGGCCGGTGGCGCAGTTGATGACCCTGGCGCTGGCGCTGGTGGGGAACTTCGATAGCGTGCTGAGCGCGTGGCGCAACGCCGAGGGTGCGTCCTTGCGGCTCAGCAGCCGTTTCCTTGGCGCCGCGGCGCGCGCCAGCGTCAACAGCGAGCTGAGCGAGCAGGGCGATGTCTGGGTCTCGGATGAGGAAGACACCGAGAGCGGGATCGTTGCGCCTGCAGTCGGCATCGCGCCCCCCGACCTGCCCGAGCTGCGCGATGCCATGAGCCTGGTCTGGCGCAGCCTGCTGGCGTGGCTGGCGGTGCTGGCGCTGTTCGTGATTGCCGGCTTCGTCAGCTGATCCACGCCCGGTCCTGGCTGACCGATCCGCGCTCAGGCGTGATCCCCGCGCAGTTCGCGCACCTTCGCCTCCAGCATCCCGGCATCCACCTGCGCGCCGTCCATCGGCGCTGCGGCAACTACTTCGACCCGCGCGCGGAAGCCACGCGGGGCGCGCATCCGCCCCAGCCGTCCCGCTTCTGCGCGAGCGCTGCGCCGGCTCCACATGCTGGTCCACATGCCGCGCAGCGCCATCGGGATCACCGGCACGGGGCGGCGTTCCAGGACTTTCTCGACCCCCGACTTGAACGCGGCGATTTCCCCGTCCCGGGTCAGCGAGCCTTCCGGGAAGATGCAGACGATCTCACCCTCCGCCAGCGCCGCGTCGATATCGTCGAATGCGCGCTGCATCAGTTCCGGATTCTCGCGCGCGCCGGCAATCGGGATCGCCTTGGCGGTGCGGAAGAACCAGTGCATCACCGGCACGTTGAAGATCCGGTAATACATCACGAAGCGCACGGGCCGCGGGATGCAGGCGGCCAGGATCAGCGCGTCCATGTAGCTGACGTGGTTGCAGACCACCAGCGCTGCGCCCTCGTCGGGAATGCGGTCGATGCCACCGGGCCGCAGGCGGTACAACGTGCGCACCAGCATCCAGCTCAGGAAGCGCATCAGGAATTCCGGAACGATGGTGAAGATCCACAGCGCCACCGCCGCGTTGGCGATGGCCAGTGCCAGGAACACCTGCGGAATGTCCAGCTCGGGCATCGGCACGCGCACGCCAGCCACCTCGAAGGACGGCAGTTGCAGCGTGAGTCCGAGAACCGCGGCCAGCACGATGAAACCGGAGTTCTGGATGTTCAGCCCGGCGAACACGCGCGACATCTCGGACTTGGGCGTGCGGCTCTGGATCAGCGCGAACAGCGGCACCACGAAGAACCCGGTGAACAGGCCGATGCCGAGCAGGTCGATGGTGGTCCGCCAGCCGCCCGGCTGTTGCAAGAAGCCCATCACGTCGAGGCCGGTCATGCCCGCCGCGTCGGGCCGCGAGAGCGACAGATCGAGCAGGAACGCGGTCATGCCGAACGCGCCCAAGGGCACCAGCCCGATTTCCACCGTGCGCGCCGAGAGCTTCTCGCACAGCAAGGAGCCCACGCCGGTGCCAACCGAGAACATCGCCAGCGCGAAGATGTACAGCGTCGCCGAACCGCCCAGGTTGACCTCGGCGTAGGTGGGCAGCTGCGAGGTGAGCACGGTGCCGACGAACCAGAACCACGACACGCCGAGCACCGCGTTGCGCACCGCCAGTTGCTTCTTGGCCAGGCGCAACACGGCAAAGGATTCGGGAATAGGGTTCCAGTTGACCTTCAGCTCGGGCGCACCCGCGCTCGCCGGCGGAATGGCCCGGCTGACCAGATGCCCCGTGACGGCCAGCGCAATCACCAGCGCGCCGGCGACCCACGGTCCGTTGTCGCCGGCGGCGTTGAACACCATGCCGCCGATGATCATCCCGACCAGGATCGAGATCGAGGTGCCCATCTCGACCAGCCCGTTGCCGCCGGTCAGCTCGCGCGGGTGCAGCACGGTCGGCAGGATGGAGTACTTCACCGGGCCGAACAGGGTCGACTGCAGGCCGGTGCCGAACAGGGCAACCAGCAGAACTGTCAGGTTCTGGGTCATGAAGCCAACCGCGGCCAGCGACATGATGGCGATCTCCATCGCCGTGGTGATGCGGATCAGCCTGGACTTCTCGACCTTCTCCGCGATCTGGCCCGCGAGCGCGGAGAACAGGAAGTACGGCAGGATGAACAGCGCCGGCGCCAGGTTGGTGTAGAGCGTCTTGTCGGCGCTGCTCACCCCCAGCCAGAACAGCATGCCGATGATGGCCTGCCGGTAGACGTTGTCGTTGAACGCGCCCAGCGCCTGGGTCAGGAAAAACGGCAGGAAGCGGCGCTGGCGAAGCAGTGCGTATTGGCTGTGCGAGCTGCCCTGCGGCGGCTCGTGCGGCGGCGTTCCGTCTGCCATGGAATTCCCCGAAATAGTGCCGGCGAGCCTAGCAGACCGGTTGCGTGCAGCGGTGCGCGAGCGACTCATTCCCGCCCGCTGGTCCACTCCGATCGCGAGCTGATGTCAGTCGCGCGCGATCGCCCGCCAGCCGATGTCGTGGCGGTGGAACTCCCCCTCCCAATGAATCCGGTCAACGACCCGGTACGCATTGCGCTGCGCGGCCGCCACATCCTCGCCGACGGCGCAGACGCAGAGCACGCGGCCGCCAGAGGTGACGATCCGGCCATCGACCAGTTTGGTGCCGCCGTGGAAGACCTTGCTGTCGCTGCCGTTGCCGGTCTCCGGCGGAATGCCGGCCGGGAAACGGATCACGTCGCCGGTGCGCGGCGTGTCGGGATAGTTCGCCGCCGCCATCACCACTCCCAGCGAGGGTCGCGGATCCCACTGCGCCTGCTCCTGGTCAAGGCGCCCATCGATGCCAGCCTCGATCAGATCGAGCAGATCCGACTGCAGGCGCAGCATGATCGGCTGGGTCTCCGGATCGCCGAAGCGGACGTTGAACTCGATGACCTTCGACGCGCCGTCGGCGTCGATCATCAGCCCGGCGTAGAGGAAGCCGGTAAACGGGATGCCGTCGGCCGCCATGCCGCGCACGGTCGGCTCGATCACCTCGCGCATGATCCGCGCGTGGATCTCATCGGTAACGACCGGTGCCGGCGAATAGGCGCCCATGCCGCCGGTGTTGGGGCCGGTGTCGCCGTCGCCGACGCGCTTGTGGTCCTGGCTCGTCGCCATCGGCAGCGCGGTCACGCCGTCCACGAGCGAGATGAAGCTGGCCTCCTCGCCGGTCAGGAACTCCTCGATCACCACCTGCGCCCCAGCCGCGCCGAACGCGTTCCCCTGCAGCATGTCGATGACCGCCGCTTCAGCCTCGGCCAGTGTCATCGCCACGATCACGCCCTTGCCGGCTGCGAGGCCGTCGGCCTTGACCACGATCGGCGCGCCCTTCTCGCGGATGTAGGCGATCGCCGCATCGACCTGAGTGTGGACGGCGTAGTACGCGGTGGGGATGCCGTGTCGCGCGAGGAAGTCCTTGGCGAAGGCCTTGCTGCCTTCCAGCTGGGCAGCGGCGGCGTTGGGTCCGAAGATCCGGTGGCCGGCGGCGCGGAAGCGGTCGACGACCCCGGCCACCAGCGGCGCTTCTGGCCCGACCACGGTCACCTCGATGTTTTCGCGGGCGGCGAGCTCGAGCAGCCCGTTGATGTCCGTCGCGGCCAGATCGACGTTGCGGCACTTGGCCTCGGTCGCGGTGCCCGCATTGCCCGGGGCGACCAGCACCTCGGAGACGCGCGCTGACCCGGCCAGCTTCCACGCCAGCGCGTGCTCACGGCCGCCGGAGCCGATGACGAGGATTTTCATTGCGGTGTGTTCCCTGACGCGTGGCCCGCGATTTTACCCGACCCGCTCGATCGGCCGGTCCGGTCCGCACAACGATGCCAGCGCCGGCCGGATATCGGGGAAGTCGAACACGAAACCCGAGGCGGTCAGTGCCGTGGGCACAACGCGCTGACCTTCCAGCACGAGGTCGGACTGCTCGCCCAGCGCCAGCCGCAGCGGCCATGCGGGCGCCGGCAGCAGTGCGGGTCGGTGGAGAACACTGGCCGCGGCGTTGGCAAAGTCGGCCTGATGGACGGCGCCGGGGGCAACAAAGTTGTAGGCCTCGACAGGTGCGGGCGCCGCCTGGCTGCTCTCTTCCCCGCGCGTGGCCTCGCGCGGCCAGAGATGGGCCATGCCGCGCAGCAGGTCGTGGATGTGGATCCAGGACAACCACTGCCGCCCGGTCCCGGTCCGTCCGCCCACGCCGAGCTTGAAAGGCAACAGCATCATCGGCAGCGCGCCGCCGTGCCCCAGCACCAGCCCGAAGCGCATACACGCGACCTGCACTCCGTAATCGGCGGCCCTGGAGGCTTCCGCCTCCCACGCCTGGCACAGCTGCGACATGAATACCGGCTGCGGTGGACTGTCTTCCGGGAGTGGCGTGTCGTCGCCCTGGCGCTGGACGCCGTAGTAGCCGATCGCCGAGCCGTTCAGCAGCAGCGCCGGTTTGTGCGT
This genomic interval from Lysobacter ciconiae contains the following:
- the bfr gene encoding bacterioferritin, with translation MKGDAKVIEFLNKALYNELTAINQYFLHAKMLKNWGLKELADHEYEESIDEMKHADQLAERILFLDGLPNFQALGKLRIGENPREVFNCDLALEMDGLPLLRDAIAYCESVSDYVSRELFVSILESEEEHVDWIETQLGLMDRLGDQNYLLTRTQK
- a CDS encoding isocitrate lyase/PEP mutase family protein, with product MNTTLKQRLQQPSAILVPGIYDAFTALIAEQTGFEALYLSGASIAYTRLGRSDIGLTTATEVADTLARITERVRTPVIVDADTGFGNALNTQRTVRAFERAGAAMIQLEDQTFPKRCGHLDGKGVVPVGEMCGKLHAALDARSSDQTLILARTDAVAVEGFEAALDRAEAYLECGVDALFIEAVRSREQMDIVCARFADRIPLLANMVEGGKTPVQSSDVLGEIGYRIVIFPGGTARAVAHTLRGYYASLHSHHSTAPFKDAMLDFDQLNELIGTPELLALGQQYEG
- a CDS encoding DUF6776 family protein, which produces MHDPTVHHPGPGHRPPSAGWPAPPAAVLWGVLAVAILFGGWGLWRALAGGGDVHARLSASEQANEELQARLDEMQQNVATLTRSDQISRDANRDLQGALAEREEEIAGLRADVAFYERLVGATSQRRGLTVHALRMAPQNGNAWEFQTTLTQNLNRGAVSSGRLSLAIEGTLDGKREELVWSDLRQGDDADGAPFSFKYFQQIKGDVFLPDGFAPVRVTVKLQPRSGSPITESFNWSEVTGNGPQGGVPSAEAD
- a CDS encoding bacterioferritin-associated ferredoxin, yielding MYVCICNGITDHEIRQAAEAGCDSMAELTMRTGAGSCCGSCVDMASELLEETRAARALPLPVLRQAA
- a CDS encoding bactofilin family protein → MLKKKASVPASQIDTLIGAQVVIRGDFHFSGGLYVEGRVIGKLIADDGEKAVLTLADNGVVEGEVRAPVMVINGTVNGNVYATERIELGSKARVDGNVHYKVVQMAAGSVLTGRLLHVDSEHASAGVEEMAEAEGMPRLATVNG
- the erpA gene encoding iron-sulfur cluster insertion protein ErpA; the encoded protein is MDNQFIPLPGLDSAPGYQSLDNALQFTAAAAAKAAELVAEEGNPALKLRVFIQGGGCSGFQYGFEFDEEQADDDLAVKTDAATLLVDPLSLQYLMGAVVDYTESLHGAQFVIRNPNAKTTCGCGSSFAA
- a CDS encoding DUF6776 family protein, producing MPHRRGRRTMLLSALVAGWLGSLLLVWAATSLHAAPQLPGLKSAAATAQTELAAARASLQQLSQRAATLERSDQISRVANRELQDELSQREEEISGLRANLAFYERVAGPAAKQRKGLNVHSLEFKPERAGTWRYQAVLTQNLAQGAISSGKLRFAIEGVRDGKLATVGWTDLHQSSSAPPQDYAFRYFQQLEGSVMLPPGFTPQRVRVALRGGSANVDQALAWTQSSQIGDT
- a CDS encoding DUF4126 domain-containing protein — translated: MSDAHLFAIGVVLAWLAGVRVYMTVFGIGLAGFFGWLDLPQALEVTASPWVMGISGVLAAAEFLTDKIPGVDSLSDLLHTVLRIPAGAFLAAAAMSPDGGLGAGALATGAGVAFASHALKSGSRAVLNTSPEPVTNWTASLTEDVATVGGLALVFSYPWVAFGLVVVTSIVLALVLWWVWRMIFRRRRSAAATPRR
- the nudC gene encoding NAD(+) diphosphatase, with protein sequence MPHADQPECHGALDRADRLRGDPTALAALWANARVLLLDDDGRALAEADGSLFAPTGAQISQGPGGTGAAIFLGVDGSGCGWFSLDAKLVALHAPRRIDLRTAAAEWPAFEAGVYAQARALQHWRGRYRYCNVCGGEIGFERGGWLGRCHQCGQEHYPRTDPAVIVAVTDGERLLLGRQPGWAPRRYSVLAGFVEPGETLEQTVAREVMEESGVRVRACRYLASQPWPFPGQLMLGFIALAHPDEPQVDDELEDARWFSVDEVRAATAGDVDDGSSLRLSATISISRWLTHCWLQTMNAKRTGTSR
- the purD gene encoding phosphoribosylamine--glycine ligase, translated to MKILVIGSGGREHALAWKLAGSARVSEVLVAPGNAGTATEAKCRNVDLAATDINGLLELAARENIEVTVVGPEAPLVAGVVDRFRAAGHRIFGPNAAAAQLEGSKAFAKDFLARHGIPTAYYAVHTQVDAAIAYIREKGAPIVVKADGLAAGKGVIVAMTLAEAEAAVIDMLQGNAFGAAGAQVVIEEFLTGEEASFISLVDGVTALPMATSQDHKRVGDGDTGPNTGGMGAYSPAPVVTDEIHARIMREVIEPTVRGMAADGIPFTGFLYAGLMIDADGASKVIEFNVRFGDPETQPIMLRLQSDLLDLIEAGIDGRLDQEQAQWDPRPSLGVVMAAANYPDTPRTGDVIRFPAGIPPETGNGSDSKVFHGGTKLVDGRIVTSGGRVLCVCAVGEDVAAAQRNAYRVVDRIHWEGEFHRHDIGWRAIARD
- a CDS encoding MFS transporter, whose amino-acid sequence is MADGTPPHEPPQGSSHSQYALLRQRRFLPFFLTQALGAFNDNVYRQAIIGMLFWLGVSSADKTLYTNLAPALFILPYFLFSALAGQIAEKVEKSRLIRITTAMEIAIMSLAAVGFMTQNLTVLLVALFGTGLQSTLFGPVKYSILPTVLHPRELTGGNGLVEMGTSISILVGMIIGGMVFNAAGDNGPWVAGALVIALAVTGHLVSRAIPPASAGAPELKVNWNPIPESFAVLRLAKKQLAVRNAVLGVSWFWFVGTVLTSQLPTYAEVNLGGSATLYIFALAMFSVGTGVGSLLCEKLSARTVEIGLVPLGAFGMTAFLLDLSLSRPDAAGMTGLDVMGFLQQPGGWRTTIDLLGIGLFTGFFVVPLFALIQSRTPKSEMSRVFAGLNIQNSGFIVLAAVLGLTLQLPSFEVAGVRVPMPELDIPQVFLALAIANAAVALWIFTIVPEFLMRFLSWMLVRTLYRLRPGGIDRIPDEGAALVVCNHVSYMDALILAACIPRPVRFVMYYRIFNVPVMHWFFRTAKAIPIAGARENPELMQRAFDDIDAALAEGEIVCIFPEGSLTRDGEIAAFKSGVEKVLERRPVPVIPMALRGMWTSMWSRRSARAEAGRLGRMRAPRGFRARVEVVAAAPMDGAQVDAGMLEAKVRELRGDHA
- a CDS encoding RNA pyrophosphohydrolase, coding for MIDPDGYRPNVGIVLMHSDGRLFWARRVHRDGWQFPQGGMNTDETPVEAMYRELREETGLQPDHVEVLGATPGWLRYRLPQRSIRRNDRLVCIGQKQVWFLLRLTGKESDLQLDVTEKPEFDHWRWVDFWYPLEHVVTFKRHVYASALQHLAPFARHVAGDQAVPPAGPVLAGWSRHRSRPRPTRQHPAQGGKGV